In Tachysurus vachellii isolate PV-2020 chromosome 1, HZAU_Pvac_v1, whole genome shotgun sequence, a genomic segment contains:
- the phb2a gene encoding prohibitin-2a, with protein MSGKEPGGFLQQLRQIAGRMSAGGPRGAGLGLKLLIGAGALAYGVKEATYTVEGGQRAIVFNRIGGMQMDTVLAEGLHFRIPWFQYPIIYDIRARPRKVSSLTGSKDLQMVNLSLRVLSRPMASNLPYLYQHLGQDYDERVLPSIVNEVLKSVVAKFNASQLITQRAQVSLLIRRELIERAKDFNIILDDVAITELSFSKEYTAAVEAKQVAQQEAQRAQFYVEKAKQDQRQKIIQAEGEAEAAKMLGQAVTKNPGYLKLRRIRAAQNIAKTVATSQNRVYLNAENLVLNLQDSSFNNLSLGK; from the exons ATGTCTGGGAAAGAACCTgga GGTTTTCTGCAGCAGCTGAGGCAGATTGCAGGCCGGATGTCTGCCGGCGGTCCGAGAGGAGCCGGCCTCGGCCTCAAACTGCTTATCGGTGCTGGAGCCCTGGCTTACGGTGTTAAAGAAGCTACTTATACAG TGGAAGGTGGACAGAGGGCTATCGTCTTCAACAGAATTGGAGGCATGCAGATGGACACCGTGCTTGCAGAGGGGCTGCATTTCAG GATACCATGGTTCCAGTATCCGATAATTTACGACATCCGAGCCAGACCTCGCAAGGTTTCATCTCTCACAGGAAGCAAAG ATCTTCAGATGGTGAACCTCTCTCTGCGTGTGCTGTCTCGCCCCATGGCCTCTAACCTGCCCTACCTGTACCAACACCTCGGCCAGGACTATGACGAGCGGGTGCTGCCCTCCATCGTCAACGAGGTCCTGAAGAGCGTCGTAGCCAAGTTCAATGCCTCACAGCTCATCACACAGAGAGCTCAG gTGTCTCTGCTGATCCGGAGGGAGCTGATAGAGAGAGCTAAAGACTTCAACATCATTCTGGATGATGTGGCCATTACAGAGCTCAGCTTCAGCAAAGAGTATACAGCTGCTGTAGAAGCCAAGCAAGTCG CCCAGCAGGAAGCCCAGAGAGCTCAGTTCTACGTGGAGAAGGCCAAGCAGGACCAGAGGCAGAAGATCATCCAGGCTGAGGGAGAGGCTGAGGCTGCTAAAATG CTGGGTCAAGCCGTAACAAAGAATCCTGGCTACCTTAAACTGAGACGCATCCGAGCCGCCCAGAACATCGCCAAGACG GTGGCGACCTCGCAGAATAGAGTATACCTGAATGCAGAAAATCTAGTGCTGAACCTGCAGGACAGCTCCTTCAACAA TTTGTCCTTGGGGAAATGA